A stretch of DNA from Brevibacterium sp. CBA3109:
TCCGGAAACATCCACCTCGGCGATGGGATCGGCCGGAGCACCTGCCTATGCACCATCACAGGTCTCATCCACTCAGCCTCAGGCACCGGCCCCATATAACCGCGCGCCACATCCGCAGCCGCAGACACCCAGGTACGGCGACGTTGGACCGGCACCCAACAATGGGGCACCTGTGGAGAGAACGACGCGAGAGATGAAGATCGCCGAGGCGACCGCCGCCCAGTCCACCCCACCGGTCGAGGTCCCCGGCGTCGCCCAGCTCAACCCGAAATACACCTTCGACACCTTCGTCATCGGCGCATCCAACCGCTTCGCACACGCTGCAGCCTTCGCCGTGGCCGAGGCACCGGCCAAGGCCTACAACCCGCTGTTCATCTACGGCGATTCGGGGCTGGGCAAGACACACCTGCTGCATGCGATCGGCTACTACGCGACCCAGCTCTTCCCCGAGATCCGAGTGAAGTACGTCTCGAGCGAAGAGTTCGTCAACGACTTCATCAATACGATCGGTTCGTCGAAGACCTCGAACTCTCTGCGACCTGCGTTCCAGCGTCGCTACCGCGAGGTCGACATCCTGATGATCGATGACATCCAGTTCCTGCAGGGCAAGGATGCGACGGTCGAAGAGTTCTTCCACACATTCAATGCACTGCACAACGAGGTCAAACAGGTTGTGATCACCTCCGACAAGCCGCCGAAGATGCTCAAGGGCTTCGAAGAGCGTCTGCGCTCGCGCTTCGAATGGGGCCTCCTGACAGACGTGCAGCCCCCGGACATGGAGACGCGCTTCGCTATCCTGCGACGGAAAGCGGCTGGAGAACAGCTCGATGTTCCCAATGACGTCCTCGAATACATCGCATCGCGGATCTCCTCGAACATCCGCGAGCTCGAGGGAGCACTCATTCGTGTCACAGCCTTCGCCAACCTCAACGATCAGCAAGTCGACGTCAGTCTGGCCGAGACCGTCCTCAAAGATTTCATCACCCAGGACGACACCCCGACCATCACCGCTGCCGACATCATGGGTCAGACCGCTGCCTACTTCAGCCTCACCCTCGATGATCTGTGTGGCACGTCCCGCTCTCGGACCCTGACCACTGCCCGCCAGATCGCAATGTATCTGTGCCGTGAACTCACGGAGCTGTCCCTGCCGAAGATCGGCCAGGCCTTCGGCGGCCGCGATCACACCACCGTGATGCATGCGAACAAGAAGATTCGAACTCAGATGGCCGAACGACGGGCGGTCTACACTCAGGTCACCGAGTTAACAAACCGCATTAAACAGCAACATCGCCTATAGAACACGGTATACACATCTGTGGATAACCATGGGGACAAACCTCGTATCCTGGGGATAGAATGGTGGATAACTCCACGTTGTGAGTGGACGGCTGTGAACTACATGGATGTGCTTACCCAAGCGCCCACCGCAGCATGTGTGAGCGTACACAGGGGATCCACACCCTCCGAGGTCGCTCAGCCCTTGATTACTAGGGCGTAACAGTTGGTTGTCCACACACTCCACAGGTGCTAATACTTCTACTCCATGAATTGAAGTTGTAAGAGGGTGACCGCCACCGACTGCATCGGCTTGGTCAGAAGCTCTCGAGTGAGAGCTCGGCACAAGCTCAGCGCACTTTCAGTTATTCGAACACATGGTCACAGTCGATTCTCGAATGCGAGATCCTTCAGGTCTTGGTCCAAGCGGAACCTGTGGCCGATCATGATGTTGGCAGCCCGATGCCGGGAAGCTGAGATTTCCGATAGGCTGTGTAAAGTTTTCCGAGCAACGTCAAGCCAGTGACTTGAGTACGTCGGGTGGCCACCCCGAAGGAGTAAAGTGAACGCCGAAGCATCTCCCCTGAAGTTCAAAGTCAACCGCGATGTCCTTGCCGATGCGGTGACTTGGGCTACCAAGACCCTCCCCAGCCGTCCTTCCGCACCGGTGCTCACCGGCATTCTCATCACTGCTGAGGCTGGTGGGGCCGTTCGTCTCTCCGTCTTTGACTACGAAGTCTCGTCCCGAGTCGAGATTGCAGCTGATGTTGTCACAGCCGGCACTGTTCTCGTCTCCGGTCGACTCCTTGCCGATATCTCCAAGGCTCTGCCGAACCAGGAAGTCACCCTCGAACAGATCGATTCGAAGGTCGATGTCACCTGCAGCTCGTCGCGGTTCTCGCTGATGACGATGCCTGTCGGCGAATACCCAGCGCTGCCTCAGGTCCCCGATGCTTCGGGAACCGTCTCAGCTGGTGAATTCCAGAACGCCGTCTCACAGGTCACGATCGCGACATCGAAAGATGACACACTGCCGATCCTGACCAGTGTTCGTGTCGAGATCGAAGGCGAAAAGGTCACACTTCTGGCCACCGACCGCTACCGGCTCGCTGTTCGTGAATTCACCTGGAACCCCGGTCGTCCCGACGTCTCCGCAGTCGCGCTTCTGCGCGGACGGACACTGTCCGATGTGTCGAAGTCGCTGGGCGGTGATGTCACGATCGGCCTGAGCAATGATGCGGGCAAGGACCTCATCTCCTTCACCTCGGCGGGGCGGGTCACAACCTCGCTGCTGGTCGAAGGTGAATACCCCAAGGTACGTTCCCTGTTCCCCGATTCCGTACCGATCCACTCGATCGTCGAAACCGGTGTTCTGCGTGAGGCCGTCCGTCGTGTCTCCCTCGTCGCCGAACGAAACACACCACTGCGCTTCGAGGTCAGCGATGGAATGCTCACGCTCCATGCCGGAACCGGCGACGATGCTCAAGCATCGGAAGCCGTCGAGGCAGTGCTGCAGGGTGACCCGATCACCGTCGGCTTCAACCCGCACTACATTGCCGAAGGTCTGGCCGCCATCGAGAGCCCGTATGTGAACTTCTCATTCACACAGCCGATGAAACCCGTCATCATCTCGGGTCAGAGAGATCTGGAATCGTCGGCGGACGAGTCGTATCGATACTTGCTCATGCCAACGCGTATCTGAATGTGGATATCCCGACTTTCGCTGCGTAACTACCGGTCCTATCCCGAACTCGATCTCGAGTTCGAACCCGGGGTCACCACATTCGTGGCCGACAACGGAACCGGCAAGACCAATATCGTCGAAGCCATCGGGTATCTGGCCCATCTGCGTTCTCATCGAGTTGCCTTCGATGCACCGCTGGTCAATGAGTCCGCGCAGACGGCAACCGTGTCCGCTCTCGTCAACCGCGATCAGCGACATGCCACGGTGGAAGTCTCGATCCAGTCGAAGGGTGCCAACCGGGCAAGGGTCAACCGCTCTCCGGTGAAGATGAAGGAGATACTCGGACTCGTCTCCTGTGTTGTCTTCGCACCAGAGGATCTCAGCCTTGTCCGGGGCGAACCAGCAGAACGACGGTCGTGGATCGACACTCTGGTTGTGTCCCGCAACCCTCGTTATTCTTCGGTGATCACGGATTTCGAGCGTGCTCTCAAACAGCGCAACGCGCTGCTCAAACGTCTGCGCGAGGACCGCGACCCCGGACTCGAAGCTACGTTGGACATCTGGAACATGGCCTATGCGGACTCCGCCTCTGAGCTGGTCTACGGCAGGCAGAGGATCCTCGCCGATATCGTCGAGCCCCTGCAGAAGAACTTCGCCCATATCGCCGCCGATGCTCGCCTAGAGCGCCAAGGCATCAAGGCTCGCTACGATTCACGCATCGACTATTCACAGGCCGGATCCGCTGCCGAATGTCGGGAGCTGCTGTTGGCCGCCCTTGAGCGCAGGCGCACCACGGAGATCGAGCGAGGTCTGACCCTGCACGGTCCCGGTCGCGATGATCTGGCGCTGACGATCGGCGATCATCCGGCGAAGGGCTATGCCTCCCACGGCGAGACCTGGTCGCTGGCCCTGGCGATGCAGCTGGCCGGATGGGATCTGCTGAGTTCCGACGCCGGGTCGACTGCCGAACAGCCGGTCCTCGTCCTCGACGATGTCTTCGCCGAACTCGACACCGGACGTCGGAACCGACTGGCCTCACGGATCACTGCTGCTGAACAGGTCTTCATCACTGCGGCCGTCGACGGAGATCTGCCCGACGGGCTTGAGGGCCGAAGAATCGGTCAGGAGCGTCTGCTCCCATGAGCGGCATCGAGAAGGACACCTCGACTCCGGTCGCGGCACTCGAAGCCCTTGACCGAGTCCGCCGGATGGAAGCGACCGAGGCGAAGTTCGTCCGCAGCCGTCGCAGGTCACGGCTGCGAGGAGAAGCCGTCTACACTTCGGCGGGCAAAGACAAACGTGATCCGGCAGCGATCTCATCGGCACTGGGAAAGCTGATCTCCGCCCGAGGCTGGTCCTCGTCGATCGACATCGGCAAGGTGCTGGGCCGGTGGCCCGATCTGGTGGGAGAACAGGTGGCGATGCACTGCAAACCCGTGGATTTCTCCCCTCCACTGCTGATCATCGCCGCGGACTCAACGACGTGGGCGACTCAGCTGCGAGTCCTCAAGCCCACGATCCTGAGAGCTTTGGAAGCGGGCCTCGGCTCACAGACGATCACGGAGATCGAGATCCGCGGACCACGGGGACGCAGCTTCAAGAAGGGTCGGCGCAGCGTGTCCGGTCGGGGACCACGCGACACCTTCGGCTGAACGCGCAAGTCCACCTGAGATTCGACGATCGGCTGAACTTCGCCAGAGGGTTTCTGGAGTCTGTGCGGGGGCCGAGCCGAAAACCATAGAGGGCCTTAAACGGCGATAGCCGGTCCCGTTCGTGCCCGGGGGTACATCTGAGGCTTCAAAATTCCGCAAATGTACCTTAATGGGCCGCTTACGGGCATTTCCGGTCTCGGCGCGGTAGAATAGGTAGCTGTTAGCGCCCACCCGCACTAGGAGTCATATGACGACCGAGGATCTACCCCATTACGATGCCGGGGATATTACGGTACTTGAGGGTCTCGAAGCAGTTCGCAAGCGACCTGGCATGTATATCGGTTCGACTTCGGAACGTGGTCTCCACCACCTGGTTCAGGAAATCGTCGACAACTCCGTCGATGAGGCGATGGCCGGGTACTGCTCTCACATCGAGGTGACGATCCTCGCCGACGGCGGTGTCAGAGTCGTCGATGACGGGCGCGGAATGCCGGTGGCGATGCACCCCACTGAGGGCAAGCCCACCGTCGAGGTGATCCTGACCATTCTGCACGCTGGCGGTAAGTTCGGCGGGGGTGGCTATGCCGTGGCCGGCGGTCTGCACGGTGTGGGTTCGACAGTGGTCAATGCGCTGTCCGAACGTCTTGATGTCGAGGTCCGGCGCGATGGCTATGTCTGGAACATGAACTTCGAGAAGGGTGTGCCCACGGGTGAGCTCACCCGTGGCGACGAGACCTCCGAGACCGGCACGATGGTGACCTTCTGGCCGGACTCGACGATCTTCGAGACCACCGACTTCTCGTACGAATACCTGCGTGCCCGCTTCCAGCAGATGGCGTTCCTCAACAAGGGTATGAAGATCAGCCTGACCGATGAACGGCACGTTCAGATCGATGATGACAACGTCCAGATCGACGATGACGAAGAGGCAGACGCCAAACCGCGTGAGGCCACGTACCACTACGAACACGGTCTGCTCGACTACGTGCAGTACCTGAATGCGACGAAGAAGGCCGATCTCGTCCACCCGGATGTCATCGTCTTCGAGTCTGAGGAACCCGGAGAGACACTCTCACTCGAGATCGCCATGCAATGGACGACGTCCTACAGCGAATCGGTCCATACCTATGCCAACGTCATCAACACCCATGAGGGCGGTACGCACGAAGAGGGCTTCCGCACGGCACTGACCTCACTGATCAACAACTACGCTCGTGAACAGAAACTCCTGCGGGAGAAGGATGCGAACCTCACCGGTGACGACATCCGTGAGGGTCTGACCGCAGTCATCTCGGTCAAGCTCGGCGATCCGCAGTTCGAGGGCCAGACGAAGACGAAACTGGGCAACTCAGAGGTCAAGGGCTTCGTCCAGCGTGTTGTCCGCGATGAGCTCGGTCACTGGATGGAGTCCAATCCGGCTCAGGCCAAGGACGTTGTTCGCAAGGGGCTCCAGGCGTCCCAGGCGAGACTGGCTGCGCGCAAGGCCCGCGAGGCCACACGGCGCAAGGGACTGCTCGAATCCTCGGGCATGCCCGGCAAGCTCAAGGACTGCCAGTCCAAAGACCCGACGATCTCGGAAGTCTTCATCGTCGAGGGTGACTCTGCCGGCGGTTCGGCAACGCAGGGGCGCAATCCCAATACCCAGGCGATTCTGCCGCTGCGCGGCAAGATCCTCAATGTGGAGAAGGCCCGACTCGACCGGGCTCTGGACAATAACGAGGTCCAGGCCATGATCACCGCCTTCGGCACGGGTATCGGCGAAGAGTTCGATCTTGACAAGTTGCGTTACCACAAAATCGTGCTCATGGCCGACGCGGACGTCGATGGTCAGCACATCACGACGCTGCTGCTGACCCTGATCTTCCGCTACATGAAGCCGCTCATCGAGCACGGTTACGTCTATCTGGCCACGCCTCCGCTGTATCGGCTCAAGTGGTCGAACGCCCCTCATCAGTTCGCCTACACCGACAATGAACGCGACGGCCTGCTCGAAACCGGACGAGCTTCCGGCAAACGGCTGCCCAAGGACATGGCGATTCAGCGCTACAAGGGTCTGGGCGAGATGAACTACGAGGAGCTGTGGGAGACCACGATGGATCCTGACCACCGGCTGCTCAAGCAGGTGTCGCTCGACGATGCGATCGTGGCGGACGAGATCTTCACGGTGCTCATGGGCGATGACGTGGATTCACGTCGACGTTTCATCCAAGAGAACGCGAAAGACGTTCGCTTCCTCGACATCTGATCCTCACCGTCGGTTCTCGACCACTGTCGAGAGCCGACGGTCATACAGACTCTCACGAACTCATTCACCGCCGTGCTGCGCGGGTTAAGACACAAGGGAAGAGCCCACATTGGCTGACGAAAACGATATCGGAACCGAAATCAACCGTGTCGAACAGGTTGATCTCAATCTGGAGATGCAGAGGTCGTACCTCGATTATGCGATGAGCGTGATCGTCGGCCGCGCCCTGCCGGATGTCCGCGATGGACTCAAGCCCGTCCACCGGCGCGTGCTGTACGCGATGTTCGACGGCGGCTACCGCCCGGACCGCAACTTCTCGAAGTGCTCACGCGTCGTCGGCGACGTCATGGGCCAGTACCACCCGCACGGCGATACGGCGATCTACGATGCGATGGTCCGCCTCGTGCAGCCGTGGACAATGCGCTACCCGCTCGTCGCCGGACAGGGCAACTTCGGCTCACCGGGTGATGACGGCGCTGCCGCCCCGCGTTATACCGAGTGCAAGATGGCTCCTTTGGCCCTTGAGATGGTCAGGGACATCGAAGAGGGCACTGTCGACTTCCAGGACAACTACGATGGCCGCAACCAGGAGCCGACGGTTCTGCCCTCGCGGTTCCCGAACCTGCTGGTCAACGGTTCCTCGGGGATCGCCGTGGGTATGGCCACGAACATCCCGCCGCACAACCTCCGTGAGGTCGCGGCCGGGGCTCAGTGGCTTCTCGCTCACCCCGAAGTCAGCAAGGAAGAGGCACTGGAGGCGCTGCTCGGCATCGTCAAGGGCCCCGACTTCCCAATGGCTGCGACGATCCTGGGCCGCAAGGGCATCGACGACATGTACCGGACCGGCCGCGGTTCGATCACGCAGCGCGCTGTCGTCGAGGTTGAGGAGATCCAGGGACGCACGTGCTTGGTCGTCACGGAACTGCCGCATATGGTCAACCCCGACACCCTGGCCGCGAAGATCGCCTCCTACGTCAAAGACGGCAA
This window harbors:
- the dnaA gene encoding chromosomal replication initiator protein DnaA, whose translation is MSNSKNELISQWRKVVSTLDQDPSLTAHQKGFLSLAVPKALVDNALVLLAVRDEHTRRTIETRLLVPLTKEFSHVLGFEVTFGFVVDPELDVPIRFEDLIGEPTPGSPIKIDPETSTSAMGSAGAPAYAPSQVSSTQPQAPAPYNRAPHPQPQTPRYGDVGPAPNNGAPVERTTREMKIAEATAAQSTPPVEVPGVAQLNPKYTFDTFVIGASNRFAHAAAFAVAEAPAKAYNPLFIYGDSGLGKTHLLHAIGYYATQLFPEIRVKYVSSEEFVNDFINTIGSSKTSNSLRPAFQRRYREVDILMIDDIQFLQGKDATVEEFFHTFNALHNEVKQVVITSDKPPKMLKGFEERLRSRFEWGLLTDVQPPDMETRFAILRRKAAGEQLDVPNDVLEYIASRISSNIRELEGALIRVTAFANLNDQQVDVSLAETVLKDFITQDDTPTITAADIMGQTAAYFSLTLDDLCGTSRSRTLTTARQIAMYLCRELTELSLPKIGQAFGGRDHTTVMHANKKIRTQMAERRAVYTQVTELTNRIKQQHRL
- the dnaN gene encoding DNA polymerase III subunit beta, coding for MNAEASPLKFKVNRDVLADAVTWATKTLPSRPSAPVLTGILITAEAGGAVRLSVFDYEVSSRVEIAADVVTAGTVLVSGRLLADISKALPNQEVTLEQIDSKVDVTCSSSRFSLMTMPVGEYPALPQVPDASGTVSAGEFQNAVSQVTIATSKDDTLPILTSVRVEIEGEKVTLLATDRYRLAVREFTWNPGRPDVSAVALLRGRTLSDVSKSLGGDVTIGLSNDAGKDLISFTSAGRVTTSLLVEGEYPKVRSLFPDSVPIHSIVETGVLREAVRRVSLVAERNTPLRFEVSDGMLTLHAGTGDDAQASEAVEAVLQGDPITVGFNPHYIAEGLAAIESPYVNFSFTQPMKPVIISGQRDLESSADESYRYLLMPTRI
- the recF gene encoding DNA replication/repair protein RecF (All proteins in this family for which functions are known are DNA-binding proteins that assist the filamentation of RecA onto DNA for the initiation of recombination or recombinational repair.); this encodes MWISRLSLRNYRSYPELDLEFEPGVTTFVADNGTGKTNIVEAIGYLAHLRSHRVAFDAPLVNESAQTATVSALVNRDQRHATVEVSIQSKGANRARVNRSPVKMKEILGLVSCVVFAPEDLSLVRGEPAERRSWIDTLVVSRNPRYSSVITDFERALKQRNALLKRLREDRDPGLEATLDIWNMAYADSASELVYGRQRILADIVEPLQKNFAHIAADARLERQGIKARYDSRIDYSQAGSAAECRELLLAALERRRTTEIERGLTLHGPGRDDLALTIGDHPAKGYASHGETWSLALAMQLAGWDLLSSDAGSTAEQPVLVLDDVFAELDTGRRNRLASRITAAEQVFITAAVDGDLPDGLEGRRIGQERLLP
- a CDS encoding DUF721 domain-containing protein, whose protein sequence is MSGIEKDTSTPVAALEALDRVRRMEATEAKFVRSRRRSRLRGEAVYTSAGKDKRDPAAISSALGKLISARGWSSSIDIGKVLGRWPDLVGEQVAMHCKPVDFSPPLLIIAADSTTWATQLRVLKPTILRALEAGLGSQTITEIEIRGPRGRSFKKGRRSVSGRGPRDTFG
- the gyrB gene encoding DNA topoisomerase (ATP-hydrolyzing) subunit B, which gives rise to MTTEDLPHYDAGDITVLEGLEAVRKRPGMYIGSTSERGLHHLVQEIVDNSVDEAMAGYCSHIEVTILADGGVRVVDDGRGMPVAMHPTEGKPTVEVILTILHAGGKFGGGGYAVAGGLHGVGSTVVNALSERLDVEVRRDGYVWNMNFEKGVPTGELTRGDETSETGTMVTFWPDSTIFETTDFSYEYLRARFQQMAFLNKGMKISLTDERHVQIDDDNVQIDDDEEADAKPREATYHYEHGLLDYVQYLNATKKADLVHPDVIVFESEEPGETLSLEIAMQWTTSYSESVHTYANVINTHEGGTHEEGFRTALTSLINNYAREQKLLREKDANLTGDDIREGLTAVISVKLGDPQFEGQTKTKLGNSEVKGFVQRVVRDELGHWMESNPAQAKDVVRKGLQASQARLAARKAREATRRKGLLESSGMPGKLKDCQSKDPTISEVFIVEGDSAGGSATQGRNPNTQAILPLRGKILNVEKARLDRALDNNEVQAMITAFGTGIGEEFDLDKLRYHKIVLMADADVDGQHITTLLLTLIFRYMKPLIEHGYVYLATPPLYRLKWSNAPHQFAYTDNERDGLLETGRASGKRLPKDMAIQRYKGLGEMNYEELWETTMDPDHRLLKQVSLDDAIVADEIFTVLMGDDVDSRRRFIQENAKDVRFLDI